The window CGActcaacactcacgactgtccGAGTGGTCACACCTCCACATAAGAGCGCTCGAGGCTCGCATAGTCACTCAGACTGATGCTGCGTAAGCGGCGTGCAAATCACAagtgtgaatcgtggatgtgAGAAgtcgaattcgtgattggcaaTCGTAGAGCGGGCCGGGTGAGGTGTGAGAGACATGAATGCGCGATTCACGAGCCACTCGCCAAAGCACGAGCAGACACGGAGGGCGTGAGAAATCAAGGATCTCGGTTGGCGTAGCGGATAGCATTGGCTTGCACACTGACCACGATCGCACGCTGGCAAGAGCGAGCATAGGACATGTGGACGATGACTCGTTCACGATGGATGCATGTGCGGCGGTATGGTacgcagacgcagagcGCGCAGGCAGATGCAAGTGCACGCAAACAGCGTCTGGTCGTGCTAGGCACAGGCTGGGGCGGATATGCGTTTCTCAAGTCGCTCTCGTATGCAAGCCTACGCCGATTCGACGTCAAGGTGATCTCGCCCACCACGTCGTTTTCGTTCACACCGCTGCTTGCACAAGCAAGCTGTGCAACGCTCGACTTTCGAAGTGTCGTCGAACCGATCCACTCGAACCGTTGGATGGAATACCACCATGCGTGGTGCGATGCGGTCGACCTGAAAGCCAACCGCATCGAACTCACCTCGGCGTTCAACCCTCAGTTCCGACTAGCGGATCCACTGCTCGACGCAAACCCTGCTTCCAAGGACGAGTCCAACAAGGACGAGTCGAAACGCGTCACGTACTCGCTCCAGTACGACTACCTCGTGATTGGCGTCGGCTCGTACAACGCTACGTTTGGCACCAAGGGCGTCAAAGAAAACGCACTCTTCTTGAAGGACGTCAGCGATGCGCGAGCGATTCGATGGCGCATTCTGGGCCTCTTCGAAAGCGCCAATGCCAAGCAACGCCAGTACACACACCAGGGTCAAGTCGCGATCTCGGCTGAACAAGAGCATCAGCTGCGACGGCTGCTCAGCTTTGTGGTTGTAGGTGGTGGACCGACCGGTTCCGAGTTCGCCGCGGAACTGCACGACTTGGTATGTATCTTGAGCCACGCATTGTCGGTTGTTGGAACGCGGGTTGCTGACACCACCGTTCCATATGCAATGTGCGCTATGCTAGatcaacgacgagctctCGCGCTTGTATCCAAACGTGTGCGCATACGCTACAGTCCGACTGCTGGATGCTGGAAGCACGATCCTCTCGTCGTTCGATGCGCGTCTCGCCGAGTATGCGATCAACAAGTTTGCACGCGACGGCATCCAGGTGCAACTCAACGCCAAGATCCGACGTGTCGAACGCGATGCCGTGGTGCTCGACTCTGCCGGCGGCCACCAAgagcgcatcgctgctggaATGGTGATCTGGAGCACAGGCATCACCACGTCTCCTCTCATCCAAGCCTTCCGCGGTGTTGCCAAACAAGACCGAACTGGCAAACTGCTGACCAACCATACGCTCAACCTAGTCATCCATCCCTCGCACCCGAATCCCGGAGCCAACGTCCTCAATCCTGCAGCGGACGATTCGCACATGGGCTCACCATCCCAGCCGCCCACACCGCTCGACAACGTGTTTGCCCTCGGAGACTGCTCTGCGTCCCCCGACGCCCTGCCCGCTACCGCGCAGGTCGCCTCACAACAAGGCACGTATCTCGCGCACCTCTTCAACTCACACCTtgcctcggcctcgcccTCATCCCGATCCTCGCAGCCGAAACCGTTTGTGTTCCACGACAAAGGCAGTATGGCGTCGATCGGTTCGCGAAGCGCGCTGATCGACTCTCCTGTCAAGAAGGACTCGGGCACGCTTGCTTGGCTCCTCTGGAGATCCGCCTATACCATCATGGCGATGAGCTGGAGAAACCGCTTCCTGGTCCCTGCGAATTGGGCAAGCAACCTCCTCTTCGGCAGAGACGTAGGCCGCTTCTAACTCGTGCTTGCGCAACCGCGTCTGCGCGCCCCGCCCCCCACATCCCAGCACAGCACCCAATCCACAAGCGCGCTCACTAACATGCTTCGACTCGACTCTGTATATGATTGGTGTGTGTGCATCTAGTTTGGCTCCAACTCGATCTGTTCGGCTGGACGAGACTCGGCGGGCGGACGCGGTTCGCGGAGCGGTTGGCTGAAGTGAGTCCTCAACTGAGCATCAGCCAGTCTGTGTACTTCGTTGGCCACTGCGCGGAGGACGCTGATGAGCGGACCTGAGAGGTTCAGTCTCCAGACAATGTAAGCACTGGCGATGAGGACCAGAAGGAAGGCAAAGTAGACAGGACTCGATAGAATCGCCATCAGCTCGTTCCATCCAAGCACGAGCATGACGCCGTACATCCAGAGCGGCACCTGAGCGATCGAACTGACAGTGGCGCGTTTTGCTTCGACGTACATGGCGTCAGCTTCCTTGCGAAAACGCATGCCAATGTCGTTCTTGCGTGTTTCGCTCAGCACGCTCAGCGTAGCATGCCAGTCAAACGCTTCGTCTTCAACCACCAATCCAACCGGTTCTGCATCCTCGAATTTGGACCGCAGCTCCCGCATCAATGTCGTGTCGACAGCTTGGATTTTCGCATACAGCGCAATCAACTCCAACGTCTCGTCGCGCGCCTTCCTGAACGCACCGTCCATGTCGTCCTCGGGCTTCCACACCCTCGGCACGCCCGCGTCGTCGTACCTGAATCCATCCTCGAAACTGTTCCGAAGCTTGGCCGCAATCACACTATCCGCCGTCTGCTCGTCCACCTTGGCGCGCATGCTCATCCAACTCTTGCGTCGCAACGCCAACAAGGCGTGCTCATTCTCGTCGTCCGTGCAATTGAAGCTCGTCGCCTTGCGCACATACGTCGCCTCGGCCTGCTCCAagagcgtcgagaagctGATCAGCACCTCGTCCCACATGGAGCGCTTGGCAGACTTGAGTGCCAGCTCGACCGGCTCGCCAATGTTCTTGTTGAACGtgcgctcgatctgcgcTACCATCTTCTTGGTCTCTTCGACTCGCATCGTGTCCGAGATGCTCTGGATCTCGACATCCAGCtcaaccacctcgtcgtcgatcgtcCAATCCGTGTccgtcagcagcaccgcttGGGCTGCCGCACTGAACTTGGCCAAGGCGGTGCGCTTCTCGCTGCTGACCACCTCGCCAAAGTCGTAGTTAGGCTCGGTACGCATGCGATCCAGCACAGCCTGCTTGAACGACTGAAGCATCAAGCGGTGGAGGTTCTTGAGCTGGCCCAGGAAAAACGGAGAGAGCGAGCCGTTGAGTttgtcgagcagatcgatTCGTTTGCGCTTGTACACTTCTTGGTGGTATCTGCTGGCATCACGGTCAAACTTGGACAGCGCTGTGGAGCGGTGCAGCGCCATATCGGCGCCCAGACTTTCCACCACCGATCCGCCTTCAATGTGCTTTCGGAAATCCTTGATACTGGTAGCAAAGTGAGCGAATGCGACATTGGCGATCTCGTCGCATCGAAActgagcaagaagctccTGCTGCGTAGGCAGATCCAGGTCCTTGTTCGTCATGACTTGCTCCCAGATGGACTCGAGGTAGTGCGCAAGTCCATCCGCAGGGATGCGCTTGTGGTATTCTGTCTTGAAGACAAAGTTGGGATCCTTGGGGTTGACAAAGCGATTCCTCAGCACATCCACCGCCTTGTCGAATTCGGCGGGTTGCAGAATCTTGTGGGGTAAAGTGGTAAACATGAAGTCGAAAAAGTCGGTAATCTTGGACAACTCGAGGCCTTGGGGTTTTGAGAGCGAGTGCCAGATCTTGGTGAGGTCAGCCATGATGGTGGCGGATAGATTTTCGAGGGGGGTGACGCCAATgtgatcacgaatgacaaagagcagcaacgttTTGTCCTTGGCACCGGCCGTCTTGGCTCTGCTAGCCTGAAAGAGACCAAGGTTGACTTCAAAGACGGTCTTGAGCAGACCCATGTTGGCACCCTGGTAGAGACCCACCTGATGCTCCCACAGATTGACGATGAGCACCTCGGCAGATGCCATGGAGAAGAGCGCGGATTTGCGCTCAAAGTCCTGGTCCTCACCGCGTTCGCGCCCGTCGGTGCCCTCGACGTCCATGACGAGCACGTTCATCTTGAGGCCTTTACACATCCAAATGCCCTTTGTGGTCTGCTGACGCGCGGATTCACTCATGACGTCAAAGTTGGTGCCAAACAGtttgttgagcagcgtggATTTGCCGGTAGATTGAGAACCAAGCACCGCGCAGAGGTCGTAGCCGAAACCAGCGTCGGCGAGACCCCAATTCTCGAGATGAGGCGAGAAGTCGGCGCTGTTGAACTTTTGTTGTTCGTCGATGAGCTGCATGCGGCCTGTCTGGGCAGGAGCGGGAGGTTGAGTTGAGATGAACGgggtggaagcagcggtggGCGTAGGAACGCTGGATGGCGCAACAACGGGaacagcacgagcagcattGGAAGCGGTGGCGTTGGGATGCGTTGTAGCAGCAGTGATGGGTTGGGAGGCGAGCAAGATCGAGTGAGCATCGTGAGCGGATTGCAACTCTTGCTCGTGTtcagcaagcagctgctttgcgctgtcgacgttgagctCCATCTTTTGACGACGTGGCAAGCAATCCGAGTTGATGGTGAACTCGCGTGAGCCGGAAGCACAAGGATGGGGTGGACGAGAGTCAGCCTGGATGAGCTAGCTACGTCTCACAGCCGTGCGTGGTGCGACACGCGGATGTGATcccacgaatcgtgaattgtgaatgccAAGTCGAGTGCTGCTTTCAGCTGTTAACTAATTCCACGCACCTactctgctctgctctccGCTCTGCTCTCGtctctcgcttctcggcGCTAGAAAAAGCGACACGCCGCACACAGCACCAAGCGAGCCCTGTGCGCGACTTTGCACGGCCATGTGTTGGactcttcacgcttgtgGCTCGCTCTGCCTGCCAAGATCTGCATAAAGCATACACTCGATACCGAGACGCTCCGAGCGTTTGCGACCCAAACATCAGAGCAGCAATTTCTGGTTTCTGGTTTAGCGAGGCTGAGACGCTCATCGTCATTCACTTTGCATGACGATGCGAGTGTAGGGCAGTGAGTGAAGCAAGTGTAAGCCACCACGTACCAGTCACAAGTTTGAGTGTGGCAAacacagagtcacgagtagccCACGCATCGAATTTACAATGTTAGACCGACATGTATCACATACAAGGCTGGACGCCCGtcttgtgtgtgtgtgtctcCCGTGTGCCACGGTCTATGGTTTGTTCggaatcacaaatgtgTTTTACACCGCCGTTGTATTCGTCCGAAAGTCCAAGCAGGCGATTTGTATTCTGTTCTTCACGAAATCATGAATTtgaaatcgtgattcgtgattgtttttGTGTTGGACCTGAGCTCCTTGTCTGGAAGAACAGCTTAAAGGCGGGGTCGAACCGACACCGACAAGTGAGGGAGGCTGCGGTCGTTGCTCTCGACAtgcgaatcaagaatccACACAACAAGCGCATCCAACGTTCTGCTGATGGCCGTAGCTCGCTCGTCCGtaggcggtggtggtggtggtggtggtatacgttgtcgatgatcgactcgtgactgtcaacGATTCATTTCGAATCGGAAAGCGGGGCTGTCGACGGATGCAAAGCCGACTTTCCCAGGCATACGATGAGTGAAGCGTTATGCGCTCAAACGCCGAGAGCCACTCAAGGCTCAGCCAGCCAAACATGAAACTCGCTTCTTCCGACGCTTTCTTCCAGATTCGCGCTGAACCAGAATTTCAGGCCGAAAAAGCCCTTCTTTGGCCTGAACCATGACACACGCTTTTCTCACGCCATGGTGATCTCacgacaagctcgatcaacGTTGATTGCGGATCGCACAGAGAGCGACAACACTGTGTAAATGCgaaccattcacgattgtgcgAGGACGGCCGAATGCGCGTGCGCGTGTGTGTGATCTTAGCAAGCTAAGCCCTGCGCCGTGACCAagtgaatcaagaatcgtgaatggacAAAGTTCTGTCTCTGTGTCTatgtgcgtgtgtgcgCTTCTTTTCCTCCACCCTGTCGGTGAGCCCGAAGTGCGGAAGCgcgcagtcacgagtcagtcacgagtgcatCGGTTCTTCCTGCGTCTTTGGCTCTTTTGGTCTCATTTTCTTATTCGttctcaccatcaccatcattGATACCATTGTCGCAACATCCGCCATCTCTCTCTTTcaccgcagcagcgcctctttcttttcttttcttcccttcttcctctgccATCTCTGTCATCGCTAGGTCATTCTACCCGATCCGTGTCATAGTGGCGTTTACTTGAATTTCCCCCTTCTTACCTAGTACCGTCGCCCTTGTTGTCATTCGCATAGCATAACCACCATGTCTGCCGCCGTCACCGCCAGCAacgccgccaccgccgccaacgGAGTGTCTCCTTCTTCAGCAgcttcctcctccgccGTCGCTactgccaccgccaacaGTGCTGCCAAGCCCGCGGTTCAGCCTTCCGAAGTCGGCTGGCTCTTTGTCACGCAGTACTACACTTTCCTCAACCAGAACCCCGCTCGTCTCCACTGCTTTTTCACCAAAAAGTCTACCATGGTTCACGGCATCGAACAGGAGGAATCTTCGCCGTGCTTCggccagcagcagatccACGACAAGATCACTTCGCTCAACTACCAGGATGCCAAAGTGTTTGTTTCCAACGTCGACTCCCAAAGCTCGGCTAGCGGTGGTATCCTCGTCCAGGTACTCGGTGAGCTCAGCAACAACGGCGCCGCCTGGAGAAAATTCGCCCAgacc of the Mycosarcoma maydis chromosome 2, whole genome shotgun sequence genome contains:
- a CDS encoding dynamin-like GTPase SEY1 (related to SEY1 - GTPase with a role in ER morphology) — protein: MELNVDSAKQLLAEHEQELQSAHDAHSILLASQPITAATTHPNATASNAARAVPVVAPSSVPTPTAASTPFISTQPPAPAQTGRMQLIDEQQKFNSADFSPHLENWGLADAGFGYDLCAVLGSQSTGKSTLLNKLFGTNFDVMSESARQQTTKGIWMCKGLKMNVLVMDVEGTDGRERGEDQDFERKSALFSMASAEVLIVNLWEHQVGLYQGANMGLLKTVFEVNLGLFQASRAKTAGAKDKTLLLFVIRDHIGVTPLENLSATIMADLTKIWHSLSKPQGLELSKITDFFDFMFTTLPHKILQPAEFDKAVDVLRNRFVNPKDPNFVFKTEYHKRIPADGLAHYLESIWEQVMTNKDLDLPTQQELLAQFRCDEIANVAFAHFATSIKDFRKHIEGGSVVESLGADMALHRSTALSKFDRDASRYHQEVYKRKRIDLLDKLNGSLSPFFLGQLKNLHRLMLQSFKQAVLDRMRTEPNYDFGEVVSSEKRTALAKFSAAAQAVLLTDTDWTIDDEVVELDVEIQSISDTMRVEETKKMVAQIERTFNKNIGEPVELALKSAKRSMWDEVLISFSTLLEQAEATYVRKATSFNCTDDENEHALLALRRKSWMSMRAKVDEQTADSVIAAKLRNSFEDGFRYDDAGVPRVWKPEDDMDGAFRKARDETLELIALYAKIQAVDTTLMRELRSKFEDAEPVGLVVEDEAFDWHATLSVLSETRKNDIGMRFRKEADAMYVEAKRATVSSIAQVPLWMYGVMLVLGWNELMAILSSPVYFAFLLVLIASAYIVWRLNLSGPLISVLRAVANEVHRLADAQLRTHFSQPLREPRPPAESRPAEQIELEPN
- a CDS encoding uncharacterized protein (related to NDE1 - mitochondrial cytosolically directed NADH dehydrogenase) — its product is MTRSRWMHVRRYGTQTQSAQADASARKQRLVVLGTGWGGYAFLKSLSYASLRRFDVKVISPTTSFSFTPLLAQASCATLDFRSVVEPIHSNRWMEYHHAWCDAVDLKANRIELTSAFNPQFRLADPLLDANPASKDESNKDESKRVTYSLQYDYLVIGVGSYNATFGTKGVKENALFLKDVSDARAIRWRILGLFESANAKQRQYTHQGQVAISAEQEHQLRRLLSFVVVGGGPTGSEFAAELHDLINDELSRLYPNVCAYATVRLLDAGSTILSSFDARLAEYAINKFARDGIQVQLNAKIRRVERDAVVLDSAGGHQERIAAGMVIWSTGITTSPLIQAFRGVAKQDRTGKLLTNHTLNLVIHPSHPNPGANVLNPAADDSHMGSPSQPPTPLDNVFALGDCSASPDALPATAQVASQQGTYLAHLFNSHLASASPSSRSSQPKPFVFHDKGSMASIGSRSALIDSPVKKDSGTLAWLLWRSAYTIMAMSWRNRFLVPANWASNLLFGRDVGRF